A window of Clostridioides sp. ES-S-0010-02 genomic DNA:
TTATTTAATTATTATTGCTATCTAAATTCCTTGTATCCACTCTTTTTAATTTATCTACTTAATTAATGCTCTTACACATAAAAAAGAAGCATAGACAAGTTTATTTTATACAAACTCTATCTATACTCCTTACATATTCACATAAACTCTATCTATATAGACTTACTCTTTGCCTTACATATCATCTGAGTCATAGTACCCATAGGACAATAAACACACCATGAACGAGGCTTAAATAGTATCATCGTAATCAATCCAAGAACAGTCGATGTAAGCATAACACTATAAAAACCAAACGCAAACTGTACCACCCAAGGTGAAACTAAAGTCCCATGATATGCCCATTGCCAAGGCATCTTTATAGTCCAAAGCAAAGTCACTACCTCTTTAAAATTTCTACTACCCTCAAACACTAGATAAGTTGAAAAAAGCATATTAGCGAACATCACCATAAAAAACGTCAAAAAACCATATCTAAACCACTTACTTCTAATAAATTTAGGAATATCTTTATTTCTTGACAACTTTAATTTATTTCCAAGCAAATTAAACAGCTGTCCTCTTCCACAATACTTATTGCAGTACGCTT
This region includes:
- a CDS encoding 4Fe-4S binding protein, whose amino-acid sequence is MNNKKHWYDYLWIFSSIYLILGFVNIIFAWIGLICFFVPLLISIIKGNKAYCNKYCGRGQLFNLLGNKLKLSRNKDIPKFIRSKWFRYGFLTFFMVMFANMLFSTYLVFEGSRNFKEVVTLLWTIKMPWQWAYHGTLVSPWVVQFAFGFYSVMLTSTVLGLITMILFKPRSWCVYCPMGTMTQMICKAKSKSI